A window from Musa acuminata AAA Group cultivar baxijiao chromosome BXJ3-10, Cavendish_Baxijiao_AAA, whole genome shotgun sequence encodes these proteins:
- the LOC108951447 gene encoding copper transport protein ATX1-like has protein sequence MTETVVLKVGMSCEGCVGAVKRVLTKMEGVESFDVDLKEQKVTVKGNVKPEVVLQTVSKTGKKTSFWDAEPETKEAIA, from the exons ATGACTGAG ACTGTTGTCCTCAAGGTTGGTATGTCATGTGAAGGATGCGTTGGAGCTGTTAAAAGGGTTCTAACCAAAATGGAAG GCGTCGAGTCCTTCGACGTTGATCTGAAAGAGCAAAAAGTGACTGTGAAAGGCAATGTGAAACCTGAAGTTGTTCTTCAAACTGTCTCAAAAACAGGCAAAAAGACTTCCTTTTGGGATGCCGAACCTGAAACCAAGGAGGCTATTGCATGA
- the LOC135650771 gene encoding serine/threonine-protein kinase D6PKL2-like yields MPDDLADDLQSMSFGSSDRSGSSALSTLSGSLSSSSSSLSGAIPKPRPTGDPVLDATHRVKSSSAPPVGGGSVLSMSDLRFVKRLGSGDIGSVYLAELKSAGSEGLLLAAKVMDKKELEGRSKEGRARTEREILEAVDHPFLPRLYACADSDRWSCLLTEFCPGGDLHVLRQRQPFKRFDEAAVRFYASEVVVALEYVHMMGIIYRDLKPENVLVRADGHIMLTDFDLSLKCDSASRTAAQIVSDQNPLPLPPQSSAAVAGEFSAAACILPSCIVPAVSCFHPSRRRRKKKPGRRGPCLEFVAEPVDLRSMSFVGTHEYLAPEIVSGEGHGSAVDWWTLGVFVFELLYGATPFKGPDNELTLANIVARALEFPKDPAVSASARNLIAGLLVKDPERRLGSTMGAAAIKRHSFFNGVNWALLRCAPPPYVPPPFSVSGLNRDASDDSCPGTPVEYY; encoded by the exons ATGCCGGACGATCTGGCGGACGACCTCCAGAGCATGAGCTTCGGCTCGTCGGACCGCTCCGGCTCCTCCGCCCTGTCCACCCTCTCcggctccctctcctcctcctcctcctccctgtcCGGCGCCATCCCCAAGCCCCGCCCCACCGGCGACCCCGTCCTCGACGCGACCCACCGGGTGAAGTCCTCGTCGGCTCCTCCCGTCGGCGGGGGCAGCGTCCTGTCGATGTCCGATCTCCGGTTCGTGAAGCGGCTGGGCAGCGGGGACATCGGGAGCGTGTACCTGGCGGAGCTCAAGTCCGCGGGGTCGGAGGGGCTACTGCTGGCGGCCAAGGTGATGGACAAGAAGGAGCTGGAGGGCCGGAGCAAGGAGGGCCGGGCCCGGACGGAGCGGGAGATCCTGGAGGCCGTCGACCACCCTTTCCTCCCTCGCCTCTACGCCTGCGCCGACAGCGACCGCTGGTCCTGCCTCCTCACCGAGTTCTGCCCCGGCGGCGACCTCCACGTCCTCCGCCAGCGCCAGCCCTTCAAGCGCTTCGACGAGGCCGCCGTCAG GTTCTACGCGTCGGAGGTGGTGGTGGCGCTGGAGTACGTCCACATGATGGGCATCATCTACAGGGACCTCAAGCCCGAGAACGTCCTCGTGCGCGCCGATGGCCACATCATGCTCACCGACTTCGACCTCTCCCTCAAGTGCGACTCCGCCAGCCGCACCGCCGCGCAGATCGTCTCCGACCAGAACCCGCTCCCTCTCCCGCCCCAGTCTTCTGCCGCTGTCGCCGGCGAGTTCTCTGCCGCCGCCTGCATCCTCCCGAGCTGCATCGTCCCTGCGGTCTCCTGCTTCCACCCGTCTCGGCGCAGGCGCAAGAAGAAGCCCGGGCGACGGGGGCCGTGCCTCGAGTTCGTGGCCGAGCCCGTGGACCTCCGGTCCATGTCCTTCGTGGGCACGCACGAGTACCTCGCACCGGAGATCGTCTCGGGGGAGGGACACGGCAGTGCGGTGGACTGGTGGACCCTCGGCGTCTTCGTCTTCGAGCTCCTCTACGGCGCGACGCCGTTCAAGGGCCCCGACAACGAGCTGACGCTGGCCAACATCGTGGCTCGGGCGCTCGAGTTTCCCAAGGACCCGGCGGTATCAGCGTCGGCGAGGAATCTCATCGCAGGGCTGCTGGTGAAGGAcccggagcggcggctgggatccACCATGGGCGCGGCAGCCATCAAGCGCCACTCTTTCTTCAACGGGGTAAACTGGGCGCTTCTACGCTGCGCGCCGCCACCCTACGTGCCGCCACCATTCAGCGTCAGCGGCCTCAACCGGGACGCTTCCGACGACAGCTGTCCGGGCACGCCGGTGGAGTACTACTAA
- the LOC104000738 gene encoding large ribosomal subunit protein P2A, producing MKVIAAYLLAVLGGNISPTTGDVKGILESVGADVVDEKIELLLSQVGGKDLTELIATGREKFASVPCGGGIAVAVAAPAGGSGGGAAASAAAEPKEEKAEEKEESDEDMGFSLFD from the exons ATGAAGGTCATCGCTGCCTATTTACTTGCAGTTCTTGGTGGAAACATTAGTCCGACAACTGGTGATGTAAAGGGTATTCTAGAATCAG TTGGTGCTGATGTTGTTGATGAAAAGATTGAGCTACTCTTGTCTCAAGTCGGGGGTAAAGACTTGACTGAACTTATTGCTACTGGGAGAGAGAAGTTTGCCTCGGTGCCTTGCGGTGGTGGTATTGCTGTTGCAGTTGCTGCTCCTGCTGGAGGTAGTGGTGGTGGTGCTGCAGCCTCTGCAGCTGCTGAGCCAAAGGAGGAAAAagcagaagagaaggaagaatcaGATGAG GACATGGGCTTCAGTTTGTTCGACTAA
- the LOC104000787 gene encoding arogenate dehydratase/prephenate dehydratase 6, chloroplastic-like yields MAAVLATATTGHKSIPLTVPSAKQTRWSPIRRCVYWPEASPLFHGAVGSNRADWQSACAILSSKAATVSQQPPQHHDADGDAGHHLGPVVNDHDSYSAAAAGLDFVPVQLPQPLTIADLSPAPKHGFQLRVAYQGVPGAYSEAAAAKAYPSCEAIPCDQFEVAFQAVEFWVADRAVLPVENSLGGSIHRNYDLLLRHRVHIVGEVQLPVHLCLLALPGVRKEELTRVMSHPQALSECEHTLTALGLNVARDAFDDTAGAAEYVVANGLQDTAAIASARAAELYGLEVLADGIQDDQGNMTRFVMLAREPVVPRADRPFKTSIVFVARHREGTSVLSKVLLAFAIRDIGLTKIESRPHRQRPIRMEDEAGNGSGGGGVAGTAKHFEYVFYVDFQASLAEPRAQNALAEVKEFSSFLRVLGSYPMDMTRT; encoded by the coding sequence ATGGCGGCTGTCCTGGCTACTGCCACCACGGGCCATAAGTCGATACCTCTGACTGTCCCCAGCGCCAAACAGACACGCTGGAGCCCCATCAGACGGTGCGTCTACTGGCCGGAGGCCTCCCCTTTATTCCACGGGGCCGTCGGGTCCAACCGTGCCGACTGGCAGAGCGCCTGCGCCATCCTTTCGAGCAAGGCCGCCACCGTCTCCCAGCAGCCGCCACAGCACCACGATGCTGACGGCGATGCAGGCCACCACCTGGGCCCCGTCGTGAACGACCACGACTCCTActctgccgccgccgccggcctCGACTTTGTGCCCGTCCAGCTCCCGCAGCCGCTCACTATTGCCGACCTGTCCCCGGCCCCGAAACACGGGTTCCAGCTCCGGGTGGCGTACCAGGGCGTCCCCGGGGCCTACAGCGAGGCGGCCGCCGCCAAGGCCTACCCCAGCTGCGAGGCCATCCCCTGCGACCAGTTCGAGGTGGCCTTCCAGGCCGTCGAATTCTGGGTCGCCGATCGGGCCGTCCTCCCTGTGGAGAACTCCCTGGGCGGCAGCATCCATCGGAACTACGACCTTCTCCTTCGCCACCGCGTTCACATCGTCGGCGAGGTCCAGCTCCCCGTCCATCTCTGCCTCCTGGCACTCCCGGGCGTCCGCAAGGAGGAGCTGACCCGGGTCATGAGCCACCCACAGGCCCTCTCCGAGTGCGAGCACACCTTGACGGCGTTGGGCCTCAACGTAGCACGCGATGCCTTCGACGACACGGCCGGGGCCGCCGAGTACGTGGTGGCGAACGGGCTGCAGGACACGGCAGCCATTGCGTCGGCGCGGGCGGCCGAGCTTTACGGGCTGGAGGTGCTGGCGGACGGGATCCAGGACGACCAAGGAAACATGACGCGGTTCGTGATGCTGGCGCGGGAGCCCGTCGTGCCCCGGGCGGACCGGCCGTTCAAGACGAGCATCGTGTTTGTGGCCCGCCATCGGGAGGGCACGTCCGTGCTCTCCAAGGTGCTATTGGCGTTCGCCATCCGCGACATCGGCCTGACCAAGATCGAGAGCCGGCCGCACCGGCAGCGCCCCATCCGGATGGAAGACGAGGCCGGcaacggcagcggcggcggcggcgtcgcaGGCACGGCCAAGCACTTCGAGTATGTCTTCTACGTGGACTTCCAGGCGTCCCTTGCGGAGCCGCGGGCGCAGAACGCCCTCGCCGAAGTAAAGGAGTTCAGTTCCTTCCTCCGCGTCCTCGGCAGCTACCCCATGGACATGACACGCACATGA
- the LOC104000788 gene encoding uncharacterized protein LOC104000788, with translation MASSSPVNRPAHPLPAALPPVGASKAQAALAKIIAIISTVPPRLPEADALRHGGDPEAAGRTTTPAGQLGFGVDLKLRLGLATEIRGGSAEGDGPTEQSGVVDAPASAEPCRNVRAVEEVAPVGVSGAAAERSLSPAVSVAGGGDALASEKSSEGECDPQEENGGESRNEAAEDDAEEKASAEQKETDGSGGAEAGTTTTTAVATSSSSSRGRRSDGCLDLLLEAVRQVSGGLFDDDGPEAEKVEATAASEEAPAPSEMTAKRSAVGDGGGKKRRETDEWWIPLDLYEEETAPIVRSKRGRSQALPSRYRDSILDPWRKPPALSRNSTGRRGHERAPAATR, from the coding sequence ATGGCTTCGTCGTCACCTGTCAACCGCCCAGCCCACCCCCTCCCCGCCGCTTTGCCTCCCGTCGGCGCGTCGAAAGCACAAGCTGCCTTGGCCAAGATCATAGCCATCATCTCCACCGTTCCTCCTCGCCTTCCCGAGGCAGACGCCCTCCGCCATGGCGGCGATCCCGAGGCGGCGGGTCGGACGACGACGCCCGCGGGGCAGCTTGGTTTCGGCGTCGATCTGAAGCTCAGGTTGGGCCTGGCGACGGAGATTAGAGGAGGATCGGCCGAGGGAGATGGCCCCACGGAGCAGAGTGGCGTCGTGGACGCCCCCGCGTCGGCGGAGCCCTGCCGCAACGTGCGGGCCGTGGAGGAGGTGGCCCCCGTAGGAGTGTCGGGAGCGGCGGCCGAGCGCTCGTTGTCGCCCGCGGTGTCCGTCGCTGGCGGCGGCGACGCTTTGGCTTCTGAGAAGAGCTCGGAGGGCGAATGCGATCCCCAAGAGGAGAACGGAGGAGAGAGCCGCAACGAGGCCGCAGAAGACGACGCCGAGGAAAAGGCTTCTGCAGAACAAAAGGAAACGGACGGAAGCGGCGGAGCGGAAGCGGGGACCACTACCACCACCGCTGTcgccaccagcagcagcagcagcagaggccGCAGAAGCGACGGTTGCTTGGACTTGCTCCTGGAGGCCGTCCGGCAGGTCTCGGGCGGCCTCTTCGACGACGACGGGCCGGAAGCAGAGAAGGTCGAGGCTACCGCGGCCTCGGAGGAGGCGCCCGCGCCGTCCGAGATGACGGCGAAGAGGTCCGCGGTCGGCGACGGCGGGGGGAAGAAGCGGAGGGAGACGGACGAGTGGTGGATACCGCTGGATCTCTACGAGGAAGAGACAGCCCCGATCGTGCGGTCGAAGCGGGGGAGGAGCCAGGCGCTGCCGTCGAGGTACCGCGACTCGATCCTCGACCCGTGGAGGAAGCCGCCCGCGCTCTCCCGCAACTCCACCGGGCGTCGCGGTCACGAAAGGGCACCGGCCGCCACCCGGTGA